In Sphaeramia orbicularis chromosome 7, fSphaOr1.1, whole genome shotgun sequence, one genomic interval encodes:
- the LOC115422652 gene encoding receptor-type tyrosine-protein phosphatase V-like isoform X2, giving the protein MRVQTFSRAQILQDFTFQCQALAANDNRGFKQEFEELSDVGKDLSTRAGNTEVNRGKNRYPYILPYDHCRVRLSVQYSDPYSDYINASFVPGGGSERDFICTQGPLHHTMADFWRMVWEQNVRIIVMVTALRHKDIVFCENYWPLERGTVYHGLIQVTTMKRKQSSDYFITTIHLRQRDCPTERIITHFYYPSWPDQGVPKDPFSLSAFTEHVRQHLDTLPRLGPAVVHCSAGIGRSGTFVTLLWLMQLCARGIRPDIRAAVEDMRLHRMWMVQTLQQYVFVHQCLLHWLSRGTGGTAACPQLQGATLNVNYIQDRPHSSSGRGGRGRRKHHHHRQKTPSDQQQSTAQHVLHPGNLLRRLLPSSTLFSSGSHTS; this is encoded by the exons ATGAG GGTCCAAACGTTCTCAAGAGCTCAGATCCTGCAGGACTTTACTTTTCAATGTCAGGCACTTGCTGCTAATGACAACAGAGGCTTTAAGCAGGAGTTTGAG GAGTTGAGTGACGTTGGCAAAGACCTCTCAACCAGagcaggaaacacagaggtgaacagaGGAAAGAACAGATACCCCTACATTTTGCCAT atgaccACTGTAGGGTGAGGCTGTCAGTTCAATACTCTGATCCATATTCTGACTACATCAACGCAAGTTTTGTCCCT GGTGGAGGATCAGAAAGAGATTTCATCTGCACCCAGGGTCCTTTGCACCATACTATGGCTGACTTCTGGAGGATGGTGTGGGAGCAAAACGTCAGAATAATTGTCATGGTGACAGCTCTGAGACACAAGGACATA GTGTTTTGTGAAAACTATTGGCCTCTTGAACGTGGGACAGTTTATCATGGACTGATTCAAGTGACGACAATGAAGCGTAAACAAAGTTCAGATTACTTTATCACCACCATTCACCTCAGACAG AGAGACTGTCCAACAGAGAGGATAATCACACACTTCTACTACCCGTCATGGCCGGACCAGGGAGTCCCTAAAGACCCATTCTCACTGAGTGCTTTCACTGAGCATGTGCGCCAGCATTTGGACACACTTCCACGCCTGGGCCCGGCTGTGGTGCACTGCAG TGCAGGTATTGGGCGCTCTGGGACATTTGTCACATTATTGTGGCTGATGCAGCTCTGTGCCAGAGGAATCCGACCTGATATCAGGGCAGCTGTGGAGGACATGCGGTTACATCGAATGTGGATGGTTCAGACGCTG CAGCAGTATGTGTTTGTTCATCAGTGTCTTCTCCACTGGCTTAgtagaggaacaggaggaaccgCAGCATG CCCACAGCTTCAGGGTGCCACTTTGAACGTTAACTACATCCAGGATCGACCCCACAGCTCCTCGGGAAGGGGAGGCCGAGGGAGGAGGAAACATCACCATCACAGACAAAAAACTCCATCAGACCAACAACAGAGTACAGCACAGCATGTTTTACATCCTGGCAACCTACTGAGGAGGCTGCTGCCATCCTCAACTCTGTTCAGTTCAggttcacacacttcctga
- the LOC115421795 gene encoding periphilin-1-like isoform X1: MDHTPQQNTQQSKGSAVRHREHSDESVDKKALDSSRTPTQSEKRPIRRVRSPSRPRAWLSTSRNPKVGGHYYKSRFPKDDRPFYKSGFSNHRHQPFNYFHRKDYHRQKLQPFPLRGREKERDWEKEREPETERYDHDKRDGTDGSSPPKQSTSSRPFSHKSSSSRDKDKQFTVSQSDRSQSRESDHKGSKSKERERSRDGELPSTASQTVARDLAIQQKRKEIDEVYYQECEMFGLVVKMLIEKDPSLEVPIQSSLQKNLRDIGARCVEAMERFIEEYDSREKSQ, translated from the exons ATGGACCATACACCACAACAGAACACGCAACAGAGCAAG GGCTCTGCAGTGAGGCACAGAGAGCACAGTGATGAGTCTGTGGACAAAAAGGCCCTTGACAGCTCTCGGACACCCACTCAG AGTGAGAAGAGGCCAATCAGAAGAGTGCGAAGTCCATCCAGACCGAGGGCGTGGCTGTCCACTTCTCGGAACCCAAAGGTCGGAGGGCACTATTATAAGTCTCG ttttccaaAGGATGACCGTCCATTCTACAAATCTGGCTTCAGTAACCACAGGCATCAACCTTTTAACTACTTCCACCGCAAAGACTACCATCGGCAAAAGCTTCAACCTTTTCCACTGAGGGGGAGGGAAAAGGAGAGAGACTGGGAGAAGGAAAGGGAGCCAGAAACAGAGAGATATGATCATGATAAGCGAGATGGCACTGATGGAAGTTCACCTCCAAAACAAAGCACCA GTAGTAGACCTTTTTCACACAAGTCTTCTTCCAGCAGAGACAAGGACAAGCAGTTCACC GTTTCTCAGAGTGACAGGAGCCAAAGCAGAGAGAGCGATCACAAGGGAAGCAAGAGCAAAGAAAGAGAGCGAAGCAGAGATGGGGAGCTCCCCTCGACTGCGAGCCAGACGGTGGCACGAGACCTAGCCATCCAGCAGAAGAGGAAAGAGATAGATGAG GTGTACTACCAGGAATGTGAAATGTTTGGCCTCGTGGTAAAGATGCTAATAGAAAAAGACCCGTCCTTGGAAGTTCCCATCCAGTCCTCGCTGCAGAAGAACCTCAGGGATATCGGGGCACGATGTGTGGAGGCCATGGAGAGGTTCATAGAGGAGTATGATTCCAGGGAGAAGTCTCAGTGA
- the LOC115421795 gene encoding periphilin-1-like isoform X2 has protein sequence MDHTPQQNTQQSKGSAVRHREHSDESVDKKALDSSRTPTQSEKRPIRRVRSPSRPRAWLSTSRNPKVGGHYYKSRFPKDDRPFYKSGFSNHRHQPFNYFHRKDYHRQKLQPFPLRGREKERDWEKEREPETERYDHDKRDGTDGSSPPKQSTSNRPFSHKSSSSRDKDKQFTVSQSDRSQSRESDHKGSKSKERERSRDGELPSTASQTVARDLAIQQKRKEIDEVYYQECEMFGLVVKMLIEKDPSLEVPIQSSLQKNLRDIGARCVEAMERFIEEYDSREKSQ, from the exons ATGGACCATACACCACAACAGAACACGCAACAGAGCAAG GGCTCTGCAGTGAGGCACAGAGAGCACAGTGATGAGTCTGTGGACAAAAAGGCCCTTGACAGCTCTCGGACACCCACTCAG AGTGAGAAGAGGCCAATCAGAAGAGTGCGAAGTCCATCCAGACCGAGGGCGTGGCTGTCCACTTCTCGGAACCCAAAGGTCGGAGGGCACTATTATAAGTCTCG ttttccaaAGGATGACCGTCCATTCTACAAATCTGGCTTCAGTAACCACAGGCATCAACCTTTTAACTACTTCCACCGCAAAGACTACCATCGGCAAAAGCTTCAACCTTTTCCACTGAGGGGGAGGGAAAAGGAGAGAGACTGGGAGAAGGAAAGGGAGCCAGAAACAGAGAGATATGATCATGATAAGCGAGATGGCACTGATGGAAGTTCACCTCCAAAACAAAGCACCAGTAA TAGACCTTTTTCACACAAGTCTTCTTCCAGCAGAGACAAGGACAAGCAGTTCACC GTTTCTCAGAGTGACAGGAGCCAAAGCAGAGAGAGCGATCACAAGGGAAGCAAGAGCAAAGAAAGAGAGCGAAGCAGAGATGGGGAGCTCCCCTCGACTGCGAGCCAGACGGTGGCACGAGACCTAGCCATCCAGCAGAAGAGGAAAGAGATAGATGAG GTGTACTACCAGGAATGTGAAATGTTTGGCCTCGTGGTAAAGATGCTAATAGAAAAAGACCCGTCCTTGGAAGTTCCCATCCAGTCCTCGCTGCAGAAGAACCTCAGGGATATCGGGGCACGATGTGTGGAGGCCATGGAGAGGTTCATAGAGGAGTATGATTCCAGGGAGAAGTCTCAGTGA
- the LOC115422652 gene encoding receptor-type tyrosine-protein phosphatase V-like isoform X1, with translation MRVQTFSRAQILQDFTFQCQALAANDNRGFKQEFEELSDVGKDLSTRAGNTEVNRGKNRYPYILPYDHCRVRLSVQYSDPYSDYINASFVPGGGSERDFICTQGPLHHTMADFWRMVWEQNVRIIVMVTALRHKDIVFCENYWPLERGTVYHGLIQVTTMKRKQSSDYFITTIHLRQRDCPTERIITHFYYPSWPDQGVPKDPFSLSAFTEHVRQHLDTLPRLGPAVVHCSAGIGRSGTFVTLLWLMQLCARGIRPDIRAAVEDMRLHRMWMVQTLQQYVFVHQCLLHWLSRGTGGTAACSPQLQGATLNVNYIQDRPHSSSGRGGRGRRKHHHHRQKTPSDQQQSTAQHVLHPGNLLRRLLPSSTLFSSGSHTS, from the exons ATGAG GGTCCAAACGTTCTCAAGAGCTCAGATCCTGCAGGACTTTACTTTTCAATGTCAGGCACTTGCTGCTAATGACAACAGAGGCTTTAAGCAGGAGTTTGAG GAGTTGAGTGACGTTGGCAAAGACCTCTCAACCAGagcaggaaacacagaggtgaacagaGGAAAGAACAGATACCCCTACATTTTGCCAT atgaccACTGTAGGGTGAGGCTGTCAGTTCAATACTCTGATCCATATTCTGACTACATCAACGCAAGTTTTGTCCCT GGTGGAGGATCAGAAAGAGATTTCATCTGCACCCAGGGTCCTTTGCACCATACTATGGCTGACTTCTGGAGGATGGTGTGGGAGCAAAACGTCAGAATAATTGTCATGGTGACAGCTCTGAGACACAAGGACATA GTGTTTTGTGAAAACTATTGGCCTCTTGAACGTGGGACAGTTTATCATGGACTGATTCAAGTGACGACAATGAAGCGTAAACAAAGTTCAGATTACTTTATCACCACCATTCACCTCAGACAG AGAGACTGTCCAACAGAGAGGATAATCACACACTTCTACTACCCGTCATGGCCGGACCAGGGAGTCCCTAAAGACCCATTCTCACTGAGTGCTTTCACTGAGCATGTGCGCCAGCATTTGGACACACTTCCACGCCTGGGCCCGGCTGTGGTGCACTGCAG TGCAGGTATTGGGCGCTCTGGGACATTTGTCACATTATTGTGGCTGATGCAGCTCTGTGCCAGAGGAATCCGACCTGATATCAGGGCAGCTGTGGAGGACATGCGGTTACATCGAATGTGGATGGTTCAGACGCTG CAGCAGTATGTGTTTGTTCATCAGTGTCTTCTCCACTGGCTTAgtagaggaacaggaggaaccgCAGCATG CAGCCCACAGCTTCAGGGTGCCACTTTGAACGTTAACTACATCCAGGATCGACCCCACAGCTCCTCGGGAAGGGGAGGCCGAGGGAGGAGGAAACATCACCATCACAGACAAAAAACTCCATCAGACCAACAACAGAGTACAGCACAGCATGTTTTACATCCTGGCAACCTACTGAGGAGGCTGCTGCCATCCTCAACTCTGTTCAGTTCAggttcacacacttcctga